The Haloplanus sp. CK5-1 genome contains a region encoding:
- the arsB gene encoding ACR3 family arsenite efflux transporter, whose product MSNVEHQHGPNCSCESCGDPRSMDFLDKYLTVWIFGAMAIGVGLGFVAPSVTQPIQDLHLVEIGLILMMYPPLAKADYSQLRAVFSNWRVLGLSLVQNWLIGPTLMFGLAVIFFSGLVPGLPARPEFFLGLVFIGMARCIAMVLVWNELAEGSTEYVTGLVAFNSLFQIVTYGVYVWFFGLFLPPLLGMESLVAGIQTFDVTPMQVFQAIVIFLGIPFVGGFLTRYVGTRAKGQQWYDDEFVPKIDPLTLVALLFTVIVMFATQGENIVASPGDVLLIAVPLTIYFVVMFLVSFGMGKGIGADYSTTTAIGFTAASNNFELAIAVAVAVFGVGSGVAFTTVVGPLIEVPVLLALVNVALYFQRKFDWSGATTGQLTPTGSDPTPEDD is encoded by the coding sequence ATGAGTAACGTCGAACACCAGCACGGGCCGAACTGTAGCTGCGAGAGCTGTGGAGATCCGCGATCGATGGATTTCCTCGATAAGTACCTCACCGTCTGGATCTTCGGCGCGATGGCGATCGGCGTCGGGCTGGGATTCGTTGCCCCGTCGGTCACGCAACCGATTCAGGACCTCCATCTCGTCGAGATCGGACTGATTCTGATGATGTATCCGCCGCTGGCAAAGGCGGACTACTCACAGCTCCGAGCCGTCTTCAGCAACTGGCGGGTTCTCGGATTGAGCCTCGTCCAGAACTGGCTCATCGGCCCGACGCTGATGTTCGGGCTCGCCGTGATCTTCTTCAGCGGGCTCGTTCCCGGTCTTCCCGCACGTCCCGAGTTCTTCCTCGGTCTCGTGTTCATCGGGATGGCCCGCTGCATCGCGATGGTACTCGTCTGGAACGAACTCGCGGAGGGCTCAACGGAGTACGTGACCGGCCTAGTCGCGTTCAACAGCCTCTTTCAGATCGTCACCTACGGGGTCTACGTCTGGTTCTTCGGACTCTTTCTCCCGCCGTTGCTCGGCATGGAGAGCCTCGTCGCCGGTATCCAAACGTTCGACGTGACGCCGATGCAGGTGTTTCAGGCGATCGTGATCTTCCTCGGGATTCCTTTCGTCGGCGGATTCCTCACGCGGTACGTCGGCACCCGAGCGAAGGGCCAGCAGTGGTACGACGACGAGTTCGTCCCGAAGATCGACCCGCTCACGCTCGTCGCGCTCCTCTTTACCGTCATCGTGATGTTCGCCACGCAGGGCGAGAACATCGTCGCGTCGCCGGGTGACGTGCTCCTGATCGCTGTGCCCCTCACGATCTATTTCGTCGTGATGTTCCTCGTGAGTTTCGGGATGGGCAAGGGTATCGGCGCGGACTACTCGACGACGACGGCCATCGGGTTCACCGCCGCCTCGAACAACTTCGAACTTGCCATCGCGGTCGCTGTCGCGGTGTTCGGCGTTGGCTCCGGCGTCGCGTTCACCACCGTCGTCGGCCCACTTATCGAGGTCCCGGTGCTGCTCGCGCTGGTCAACGTCGCGCTCTACTTCCAGCGAAAGTTCGATTGGAGTGGTGCCACGACGGGCCAGCTTACACCGACTGGATCGGATCCAACTCCCGAGGACGATTGA